One window of the Hoplias malabaricus isolate fHopMal1 chromosome Y, fHopMal1.hap1, whole genome shotgun sequence genome contains the following:
- the LOC136679538 gene encoding hyaluronan and proteoglycan link protein 1-like, with protein sequence MISLLCLALFFLTFANNAYTADSRVKIFGTLGDNVTLPCRLDRDTSFSFGGMGTTRIKWTKLEGPSKNVDVLVSMGFHKIKYGQYETRVHLQETDENDATLIINNLQVEDYGIYQCEVINGMDENIIEVEIRMNGVVFPYSPRLGRYNLNFHDAEAACLNQEAVVASFEQLYLSWKGGLDWCNAGWLSDGTVQYPITKPREPCGGKGQGAGLRSYGRQDKSKSRYDVFCFTNGYNGNVFFVDQKMTYPEAVQACQNEGAELAKVGHMFAAWKLKGFDRCDAGWMSDGSVRYPISRPRMKCSPVEAAVRMVGFPDRKHKLYGAYCFKPQQ encoded by the exons ATAGCCGCGTCAAAATTTTTGGCACCCTGGGAGACAACGTGACACTGCCCTGTCGCCTGGACCGCGACACCAGCTTCTCTTTTGGTGGAATGGGAACCACCAGAATCAAGTGGACCAAGCTTGAAGGTCCTTCAAAAAATGTTGACGTGCTGGTCTCTATGGGCTTTCATAAGATCAAATATGGACAGTACGAGACCCGCGTTCACCTCCAGGAGACTGATGAAAATGATGCCACTCTGATCATTAACAACCTACAGGTGGAAGACTATGGCATATACCAGTGTGAGGTCATCAACGGCATGGACGAAAACATTATTGAGGTGGAAATTCGTATGAATG GGGTCGTCTTCCCATACTCGCCTCGTCTGGGGCGCTACAACCTGAACTTCCACGATGCTGAGGCAGCATGCCTGAATCAGGAAGCAGTGGTGGCCTCATTCGAGCAGCTCTACTTGTCCTGGAAAGGTGGGCTAGACTGGTGCAATGCAGGCTGGCTGAGTGATGGAACCGTGCAGTACCCCATCACCAAACCCAGAGAGCCCTGTGGAGGCAAGGGGCAAGGAGCTGGACTGAGGAGCTATGGTCGACAGGACAAGTCCAAAAGCCGATATGATGTCTTCTGCTTTACCAATGGATACAATG GAAATGTCTTCTTTGTGGACCAGAAGATGACCTACCCAGAGGCTGTTCAGGCATGCCAGAATGAAGGGGCAGAGCTGGCTAAAGTTGGGCACATGTTTGCTGCCTGGAAACtaaaaggttttgatcgctgtGATGCCGGTTGGATGTCTGATGGCAGTGTGCGCTACCCCATCTCCAGACCCAGGATGAAGTGCAGTCCAGTAGAAGCAGCTGTCCGCATGGTTGGATTTCCTGATAGAAAACACAAGCTCTATGGTGCCTACTGCTTCAAACCTCAGCAGTGA